The Chelonia mydas isolate rCheMyd1 chromosome 1, rCheMyd1.pri.v2, whole genome shotgun sequence nucleotide sequence GGgcaagctggtgtaaattggtttaAATCAATTAACTTCAGTGcaattacactgatttatacaAGCTGAGGCTCTGGCACATCATAATGGCACTATAGCCCAAAATGCTACACTTTCTCATCTGGCAGTCTCTCACATACAACATAGACTGTGACCTTGCAGGATCCCCTACAAGACCGCCCTTGAGGGTGGATAAGCAATTACCTAGAACTGCCCTCTGAGATCtcccagaaaagaaaaaacagagccTATAATAACCCCAATTACATATGTCGAGATCCATGGACAAATCTGAACCAATAAGCAATGGGTGACAGTTTTCATATCCTACTACCAATTGCCTGAGCCCCATCCCATTCCTTACTGGCACTTCATAATATAATGCATATATGTTAAAACTAACAATGAACAAATCTGTACCCTTGATACCCAGTTCAGTTTTCCTTATCTTATCTTCGTGTGCTGGAGGCGTAGCTGATTCAAATGTCTTTGTTCTTGTCATCCAGTCTGTGATTATAGAGCAGTCTTATCTTGTATAACTAAATGACATATTTAGTACTAATAGCTTTTCCTTCCTATCTTTTGCTGTTTTATGACCTACTGTAGATAATCTACAGCATTTTTAGTACACTGGATTTAGATATACTCTTGGTTTCTGTCATTTTGCTTGTGAAGGGTTCTTACAAATAAGCAGTCAGTGACTCAGCCAATGAACACAGTGGAGCGGTTTGTTCAGGATGTGTTACTTTGAAATCATGAGAAAACAAAGGAGCTCCCTCAGTTTAGCAGAACTATTCCTTTCTACATGGTGGCAAGGTTTTTGTCTGGATTTTGGCCAAAACTTTCCAAAGTGACTGGCAGTCTTGGGTTTCTTAATTttctgagtgcccaacttgagataccatAAAGGGACCTGACTTTTTCAGACAGTGATGAGCACCACctatcttctgaaaatcaggtcccctCAAGATGTGTCAGGATGGGCAACCAAAAATTGAGGTATCCAAAATCAAAAACTGAGGCCAAACTCTTTACAagttaatacttttaaaaagttttctttttatgCATCCCAAAACGTATGAGCTAGAAACTTTTTCCAACTTTCCTCCTCTAACCCTAAATTAGCTGTTCAGCTTCAGTAGTTTTTCATGAGATCTAAAGCCTGCTTGAGACACTGCCTCTCTCCTTATGTCATGTTGCCACAGTTATGACCAACAGAGATGCTCAAATTGTGTTTTCCCCTTGATTTAAAGCAACAGGCTGGTGGTAGAGTTTATTCTGTGGGAATTAATCAACTGAAGAGCACACTGGTTCCTCTCTAATCTTCAGTCCAAAACAGCCAGACATTATTGACCTTCTGTGCATGCTGCAAGGTTTATCCATTTCCTTGGGGTTTGGAGGCCCTGtgtttgtgggggcaggggagttgtgTGGGTATGAGTTCTATGGTGGTGTATTGGCTGCTGGTTttatttaattatgtatttttaaCTTGGTGTCAAGGGCACCCAGAGCACTGGAGAGGTGCCTTTTTGTATctataaatacaaatacataaacaGACTTCAAATGTTACATCAGAAACTAGATGTGGGGCCTCCATTGTGAAGAGAAATCTAAACAATTAGTGAATGTAAAACATTCAAAACAAACTTCTTCTCACAACAGATTTTAACACTAATATTCTGCCCACTTTGCCATGGGAGTCCCACACATGAAGAGAGCAGAATATTGGCATCAGGATTTACTGTGCAGATCAAAGAGGAGAATTTGACCTTAATATAAATCAAACTTTAGAAATGTCCTCAAACTGAACCCCCAAACTGAACTATCTGAACAGTGGGGAAGTTTGAATCTGGATCCCAATGTTCTTACTAGTTCCAGTCACCATAGttggctgaaccaaaaccctgccTCTAAAAACACACAACTACAACTTTGGGAAAATTAAGACTgaaaaattccaaattttgcATCTCTGGCCCATCTTTAATAAGGACCATTTTAATAAGCACATAACACAGAATTccttctctgtcccctctctcttgCACTCAGGGGGTGGGGTAATGATTTTCTATTGGACTATCAGCTCAGCTATGGTGCCTGATATGTTGTGTGGAAGATTCAAGACTCTGCCTATTTCCATGATGCGTTCGGACCATTCCTTGTCCACCTGCATAAGACAGGGAAAATATTGGGTACCTAGGCTCTCTTCCCCCTGCTACTGCTGGaagcagggatggagggataTTAACATgggcatggggtgtgtgtgtgtggggttgtGGCCCACTCCCCCTTATGCTTCTGTGGCAGCTGCATGTGGCTGGATCCAGAAACTGGCCCAAAGAAAGTGAAGATAAACTACAATTGATTGTCTGACAAATATAttgcactgaaaaaaataacAATCCCAGTttcaataaaaatgcattttgttcacTTCAAGTGACATATGTTTTTTCAATACCAGTCTGTACACTTTTGGGGTTGGGACagtatttttttctgtctttggaAGTGCTACCACAATTTAAgattttggctttgtttttgttctaTTATCAGTATTTTATCACTATTCATATTTATATAGTGAAGCATTTTAAGTGAACTAGACTTGAATCCCTACTGAAATGTTGGTGATTAAAGAAAAATAGCAATATCATTTTGCCTCAACTCTAAACTAAATTTACCTATTTTATGTAGTTTTGGGGGGGGCCAGATCATAATACTATTTCACATGATTAAGGGTATCTTACTTTAAAAATagacctattgacttcagtaaggctatTTATGTTATAAACTACTGTTCACTGTAAAGAATAGTATCACGGTCTGGCCATTGTACAACAGCATTAAGTCATACCACACTGAAAGCAGGTAGCAGTCCTCAGGCTTATTTTATGGTTATTTTTAGATAAGCATATTCAGACTTTTCCCACAATAATTCATCATTGCAAGGAGAGACCAGCCAACTCTTCTGAATAAAATAAGTGATCCAAACCTTTTCTTAAGTTCAAAAACGTTCATTAGTGCTTCTGCACCTGGCTGAAATAATTAAGTACTAGAAAATACACACAAGTGTGATCTAATTAAAATTCCTGCCCAGTTTACAGGGTAAAGAGCTGTGGATAAAGGCTATTTTCCTGGATTCCTGAACTGTTACAGAATTACAAAGTTGTAGATGAGTTAGAAAGATAGGAGAGGTACTTAACAGCCAAtacattctttaaaaatgaagacaacTGTGTAGAGAATGGGAAAATATTGACTAGACAGTGGGAACACAGAACGGATCTGAGACTTAATGGAAATGATagtgaatatgagccaacaaagTGACACAGTCATGAAAATGCCAGAAACCATATAGATCTGTGGCAAGGGGAGTATCGCATATAGAATAATCAAGGTAATTATTTTGCTGTGCTTGGCATTGGTTATGTTTCAGCTGAATGGCTGCATTTAGTTTCAGGCACGTAGATAAACTGGCAGAGTTCACAGgccagcaacaaaaattataagttTTGGAATATGAGACCTGTGAGGAAGGTTAAGGGAACTGGGCATATTTGGTCTACAGCAAATGAGTATAAGTGGcacagggaaaaaatgaagaaatcGCTATAACTTTAAGAAAAGTTCAGAGTGGAACAAGCAGCCAAAGAAGGTTTCAGATTCACCATGACTAGAGGTATTGAAGGGTAGGAGCCCATCTGTCAGGGACAGATGAACAGTAATGAAAACAGCAGTGCCACATTATAAGAGATGGACTAAATAACCAACTCAGAGCTGGACTATGAGCACTAGAAATGTCACAGTTAATCTcggttttctttttttagttgAGTTTCTAGACCTTTTCATTGTGAAGATATAAACTAATGCAACCCAGTCACTAAGCCGAAATACTAAATTGATTTTACTTTGGGTATGTTTCCATTTGAATTTTTGCTTGTGTTTTTAACACACATTAATTAACAAACATGATTATAATTTGTAGTGTACAagaacgcacacacacacctgtcctGGATCCAACATCTGTAGAGTTTCTACACTAGAATTTACAATCAGGTTAGTTAATGCGTGTTAAAATACGACTAAAACGTGTACACATATCCATTAGAATCACAAGTAATGACCGCTCCTACAGCTTTCCAGTAATCAACTTTGGTGTCTGTGACAGCCATGGCTAAAGGTTTTGCAATATTTGAGAGGATCCCAGCTCAGTGTCACCCACTCTGGCAATAACAGATCTTAAAGCTGATAAAAACTGTCCCCCAGCCACTGCCTGTAACCTCTAGCCATGAGAGACAACTTTATTTAAAGGACTAAACACAGTACTGAGACCAGGGGACTCCAGCATttcaatcccagctctgacaaagACTCTCACTGGGGTCTTAATCAAGTCATGTaatctctctgccttagtttgcctccctgtaaaatgaggatagcaATTCTTACTTATTGTTACCTCACAGCCATGTTGTGCTGATTAATGAGAGAGGacccgatccaaagcccactggagtcaatgagagtctttccactgacctcaGCAGGTTTTGGACCAGGTTCcaaatgtctgtaaagtgcttagtGTTAAAATTCACCAGAATGCACCCAATCCCTCTGGCAGTAGGAGCCCCCAGTCCCCTTGTTTGTTTGAATAATTTACCCTGAAGGGAAAAAACTTTATCAAATATTGGCAACTACACATGGATCCTAGCACATGGACAACACTTCTGTAATAGGAAACTGGGAGATCTGAAGATGCCCTctcaacacacacaaaacacacacaaatttttatttaaaataaatcagctggGTTTGGTTGTATCCCAAGGAATCATCTAACTAATCTCCCCAAATCCTCAAGCCAGCCCGAAGCATAAGGGTATGATCATAGTAGACAGCAGTTGGGCATTTTTGGAGACTGAAGAAAAACTTGCTTTGCAGACCCCCCACAAAAAAGGTAAGAATGGCTTTTAACAAATTAGCGTTCCCATTCAAATGATTCTGTGAACTTTCACCCACACCCCTTATTtactacatttattttctttttattcagccAACCTCCTCTGCTGTCTACCACCCTCCTCCCAAATTCATACTTCTGTAAATATCTTTCCTGACATATTTACACTGCTATATTCAGCCAAGATATTTTGGATCAATTTCAAATGTGCTGCAAACTGATGTATTTCTGGCTGAACTAGATTATATAGTAGCTGCTGAAATACACTTCACTAAACAGATCTGATGAAAAGTCTGCTCTGCAAGCAATCCAAAAGAGTATTTGTTACTGCctatgtactgtgtgtgtgtgtgtataatatatatatacttgaAACTATCTTTCCAGTTACTCAGTCTCTTAACATTGCACTTTTACATTCACTGGGCTTGATTCCCTGACTGATTCAAAAATGGGTCACTTTATACTCAAGAAGGTGAATGTCAAAACTAAGGTGCAATTTGCATAGTCTAGCAAGGCTTGTGGTGATCTGCATTATATAAGATGTACAAATACAAAGGGAGACAGGCATATTTCTTACTGCTGCATCCAGAACAACATGGCATTATTAACTATTAGCACATGGAGTGAACTAAGCACAAACAAGACACCTATAAATATCTTATTTGTATGCCAGAACTGGGGCCTGGACAGGATATTCAGGAACACTACCACAACCACACATGGGCTGCAGGCTACTTTGTGGGATAACAGGTAGATAACTGGAGCAGAAAAAACATTGGTCATAATGCAagtgaggcacccaggggtggcaGCTCACCAGGGTCCCATAAGGCAGAAGAAAATGTACCACGGGCCTgagaatggacatgtgcaagcaatCCAGGAAGAAAATTAATAATGTgaagagcactttgaaaatctagAGTACTTGCCAGATCCCTCATAACAGGGAAGAGACAGGTGTAGTAAACAGAAGGCAGTTCCTTTATTGAGGCTGCTGGGCCTACGCAGACACTGCAGTTCCCTGGCTGTCTAGCTCACAGACACAGGACGATAGGCAGTATTACCGCACAGGATCTACCTAAATTCTGATCTGAAATAAACAACCATGGAATGAGTAGCTGACTATTGTACAGGCCTTCCCCCATTGAATTATAGGCtaacaataaaacatttttgctttgtCCTAACGACACTTAACCGGGCATGTATGCAgctataattataaaaataagctgctggtttgtttttttttaaatgacttaagCATTTGATCTCTGTCTCCATGGCATTGCTGCTCATTCACTGATGAGGGTGAGGGTTAACCATTTAGTGGCGCCATCTCACAGGAATCATTAGTGTTGCAGTCTCTGGAGCTGCTTATGGAAAGATTGTATCTTTATCATTTTCCACCTCGTGATTGTCTGGAGGTTTTATCCATTGAATTCACAGTTATAGTCCCACACATGGCAAGGGTCTAGATCCACTCAACCCACTGTCTAATATTACATTATCTTTGACCCATTTCTGATAGGTATTTTTGGGGGCTGATGACCTTCTATTCTCTCAAATCATCTGTTGTGGAGCACTGTTTCAGATTACCTTTTGGGACCTGGATGTTTCAGTAGCAACATAAACATAATTGAGATATTAACCTTTCTCATCTAGGAAACTCCCAGGGCAAGTGAATTAGAGTGCCCACTTGGTGTTTGGAAGCAAAAATGAGATACAAATGAAAAGTATAAGCATAGCCCCAAGTACAGGGCAAGTTACTGGCTGAATATAGGTCATGTGCTTCAGAAAAGTATGCCTATGTCTGCAaacccctcccacaacccaaaaACAGCCATATTTGCCTATTGGTGGTACAGGTTTGTGACAAGGAAAACCTTGTTCAAAACCGTTCTGCCTTGAACATGAGAGAAAAAAACCAATGAAAATTAAGAGTTAGGTGTGAGAATGTTGCCCACATGGATGGGAATCTGCAGTGAAGCTGTGGTATAAAAATACTCTGCTATAAAAGAATTGTCTGCATCAAAGTCTGTAGCAATTAATCCAAATGTCATTCTCTCACGCCTTCTTGATTGTTCCATTCTGTGTGCAGACTTTATTTGTGAGTTGCACTCTGATCTTGAAGCTGAAAAATAGTCCTGGTGCTGAAAGGCCAGTAATCCATTTACCAATAGCCCTAGCCGCTGTGTCTCAACAATGAAATGGCTTTCATTCTGCCCCAACCATATGATTTAACCATGTGAGTTAAATTACTCCAAGGGGAGTCAGATAAAGAATAAAAGCCTATTGCTTTGCCCATAGCTTTTATCCAATTAAGGAACTATTACAAAGTTTTATGCTATTTCAGATAACATAGCACACAAGGTTAATACAatcctttattatttattttattttataaagactTATTGGCCTAAACAAAATGGTATTACCACAACCCAAAAcctattacaattttaaaattctcatccTGAGGCTCTTATTATATGGTGTGGTGTAGCTTTTGAAAGATAAATGGAAAGTCTGTGTTCTCTACATTCCATATCCTGAGATTACTAGGCTCATATTGGCAAGTTatttgtgaaatttctaaagGAGGTAAGCAACAGAAAGGCATCAAAGCTAGAGACAAAATATGGTCTTGTGATTGAGGCTCTGAACTAGGATTCAGAAAATCTGAATTTAATCTTGGCTCTTACTTACTTTTGTCTGAAAAATAGTGCTTCCCTATCTTACAAGGGTGCTGTAAGGCTAAATGTAGTAATGAAAAACTAGATACTTCAGTGAAGGGTGGGGAAGGGTCATCACATAAAGTACCTAGAGAAAGAGAAAACTGTAGCGGGAGGCAAAGCATATGTTGTGGTTTACTTAGCAAACCATGGGAAAATATAGAGGGCcaggaaaaatacattaattgtTTGGATAGGTAATGAACTGTTATAACCAGGAAAGAAAGAGTTTAGAGGGGAAAATCTCCCTCTCCATCAAATCTCTGAATATGTATGGTGTTGGCGGGGGATGAAAGGGGAGGGTTATTTCTAGAACTGTTGACATCTGGCATAAACTGTGTAATTCTGACCAGTAGAATCCAAATGGGGATGTATTGTGTTCTCTGTTTTTGATCTTGGGACCCACTGTGGGTAGTGATTTCCTCACCTAAACCATTTTATTGTCCGAATTGTGAGACAAAAATAAATGGCTCCCCTGCCTCCTCCATACCACCTCCTGTCTGTGATTTTTCACTTTCACCTCATTACAGGAAAAATCATTTTATTGTCACAATTGACTGGCAGCTGAAATTCTCCAAATGAGGTAAGCCGGGCTCAGACATGTTCTCTCTTCCCTCAGCAAAAATCTCATAACATATGGTGCTACATTATGTCTCAAAGCTGTAAGTGAAGAGGAAAACAGGCTGGGCTGGATTTGTCTGTAACACTGTGCTTGCTGGATTAATCTAAAGACAGATGCAAGAAGACACTTTAATTACTTCATCCTAACTTTTTATTACAACATCAAGTAGAATGGTGAGTTACAGAAGAAAAGGGACTGGAGATAATCACAAGGATGAAGCCACACACAAGCTCATTGTTATATACCTGCCAATAGGGTTTTAAATATTCTGTACATGCAtcttagttttatttattaatttccgGACAGATCACCTCAGAACTACCACTTTAAACTATGAGGTAGCTACTAAGACTGGGATCCTGCCTTTTTCTTCTGGAATTTTCTGAACTGAGACTGTATCGCCACGGCAGCCCGTTCTGTCTCTGGTGCATCCATGTCTATGTCAAAGTCCTCTTGAACTTTCTTCTGTCCATCTGTCCcgagaaaatgaaaaacaaattaatattaatttgaGAATATGATAACCAACTGCACCATGAgatggcacccccccccccccccgcatgtctCTCACATAGTCTGTCTCTCACATAGTCTGTCTATGAAGCCACAAAAGCTATTTGAGAACTAAAAGGcaactgtgacagagtgctgagccCCAGCAGCTGAACTAACATTCTGGGGAAACTGCAATGCTCTAATTGGTGCTCTAATTATAGCAGAGCTCTCATTATAAATAAGATCTATTTATTTGGTGTCTGAaccaaaaaagttttggtttttttttgtttttgttttcaaggttattttaatctttaaaagtatttgtaataaaactgACATaagatttgaaatgaaaagtcgtTAACTTGAgaagtcaaaatgtttccttttgaaaatgtcaaagttAATTTGACTTCTTTGGAATTTTTGTTTCCAAAGGTTTGGGCGTTCTGACTGAAAATGTGGCGAATTCAACATGAACATGCAAAGAGTTTCAACCTGCATTCTTGGGAGgtaagtggggaggggaagcttcATCCAAAAATTTTCATCCTGCTCTACTTATAAAATGTTATGGCCAAATTTAGCACCTAGTCCTACAATGAACTGCATGCCAGGACACATCTATGCCTGCATGGAGCCCCAATGGCATTAATGGGGCTCTGTCCAGATCCAGAGGTCCAATCATTCAGAACAACTTGCCTTGTCTTGCCTCGGATTGTAATCTATGGTATATTTAGGGCAGAGACCATTTCTAGTGTCTCTATATCTTGTAATTTTATCACAAGTTTTGCAATATTTAAGGTGTTTCTTACAGCCCTACATCCTGGACTCATGGGGCTACACCAGAAATTCAGCTTTAATTGAAAAGAATAAGGAAATAGCTAGCCCTCACAGTAGCAGagataaatttttaaaatatgaatccTAAAGGTGCAAAAGTTACAGACCAAATAAAAAGGAATGCCAAATGTTTTATTCTTGAAATCTCATGATTGTATTAAAAAGCTCATTGTTCTGGAGGCATCTAaaatttttgaatacttgggggTGGAAATACTGCATGTCTTTTCAACTGCTTACTGAAATGCCTACCACAGTTTAGACACTATGAACTCCAACTCAGTCATTCTTACGCTGAGTAGAACCTTAATCCAAAACTATcgtattgatttcagtagaactaCTCAGAGCAAGATATTCTTCCTCATGAGTAAGGATGATGCAAATAGGTCTTCTATAaataatgattattattaataaacaaatatgttgacattattttgtttttattttttaagaaaaatataataGTTTTATAACAcaaattctgaaataaattatttaaatttcaaGAGCTCTTTATCTATCTTTTCTTGTTACCCCATCTGTGATGGGGCCTCTACCCCACACAGGTGAACAGGTTAATAGGAGTCAGAGCTTAGTTAGTCCACTTTGTTGCATCTGGAGATTATAACGGGCTTGATTTGTTATtagacccagctggggaggacCTGGGTCGTCTTCATAAAGGAATGAAGTGGAAGCTACCGAGAAGGTCCAGGAGAGAGGCCCAAGAGTGAGAAATTCAGGAGAGAGGAGGTAGGAAATTCCCTGCCTCTGGAAAGGATCTGGGAAAGGCAGACTGGAGAAGCCCACAGGGATGGAATTAATTCTTGAGGAGATCCTGGAAATGGGGCAAGGCATTGAGAGCCAGTCCTGAGAGGCTGGTGTTCTGACAGGGAAAGAAGGAGCAGAGAGGACCTAAGGAGAAGCCTGGGAACCAGAGGAGAGGCTGTGTTAAACATAGGCTGTGGGGAGGCAGCGCaagggactgggaggcaggatgtGGCCTGGGAACACTGGCCGAGGAGTAGAGGGTGCAAGTGCACAGGGGCCCATGCAATTTAGAGAGCCCCTGCAGGCTTGAAATTTTGTATCATTATTAAGGCTGTAGGCTTGTCATGGTGTGGAAAAAAGTCATAGATAGTGTTTGTCCATTTACTCgtgactttttgtgtgtgtgtgtgtccatgacTCACTCTGCAGTAGCCGTTCCTTTTGTCCTGTGGGGATAGAGTTGGTGCCCTACTCTATATATTGTAACCTGGCATGCAgagtcacagcaccactcaggtttggcccaccCAACTCTCTGTCATGAGGGGGGCAGGTGAGCCAAACTTCAGTGAGTGGCATTTTGACTTGGAGAACTGGCTTGCAGCATTGCTCAAGTTTGGCCCCTCCATCATCATGATGGCGTGTTTAGGATCATACAGTAATTTTGGTTGCATAGTGCAATCAAAAGGTTAATTAAATTAAGGCTCCTTGGTGGAAAACTTAATCCCATTAatattactttgcacttctataaccGTTCCATCCAAGAAactcaaagctctttgcaaacaTTCATTCATTGACCCTACGGGATACAGAAACATAATCTCCATGTTAtacatgaggaaactgaggcaggaattTGCACAGACTAACACAATGTGTCAGTAGGAGaaccaggaacagagcccagctcTCATAACCTCTAAAGGTATGCCTGCGCCGTGATTAAAAAACACACGgtgctgagtctcagagcccaggtcagctggcttAGACTTGGGCTATGAGACTATAAAGttacagtgtagacatctgggcttgggctggagcccaggctctgagatcttCC carries:
- the PCP4 gene encoding calmodulin regulator protein PCP4 isoform X2, producing MSERQGTGATNGKDKTSGENDGQKKVQEDFDIDMDAPETERAAVAIQSQFRKFQKKKAGSQS
- the PCP4 gene encoding calmodulin regulator protein PCP4 isoform X1; translation: MSERQGTGATNGKDKTSGENGSSAVLVSSKVSLEISSATTTDGQKKVQEDFDIDMDAPETERAAVAIQSQFRKFQKKKAGSQS